The following are from one region of the Vitis riparia cultivar Riparia Gloire de Montpellier isolate 1030 chromosome 14, EGFV_Vit.rip_1.0, whole genome shotgun sequence genome:
- the LOC117931419 gene encoding UPF0481 protein At3g47200-like isoform X2 gives MEEQQERRNVGERELEGGQPSRNNGQTGLEPEEHRINIVEISHRDWIESLRTAEESTQSQSQWPRIPKVPQMLRGTQDFKKFYEPRLISIGPYHHGKPDLHEGEMIKRLCAKKFLADSNQDIEALYTKIESNIEAVRTCYDNIQPNEYDDEALARMMLLDGCFLLEFVCGKDRKKVLRSHQINFAEPDLFLLENQLPFGVLKLIFEGANLEGPVKKEMKKFVIRTMELEEDEEDEEPSHLLALLRSALVGKSEPKQERQPDKKGKSSSSSGGDGRFCCPRKKGKQRGIRQSFRNIKELKAAGIHLRKSRTSFLRDISFNSYYFRGYLNLPPIIVDDSTKSRFLNIVAYEMCPDAPDDYRVTSYLRFLYGLIDHADDVKELRSKHILVNRLGRDEDVARIFNEIANDVVDTGVYGDVETSLQKDYDKRVNTWIAAINGLAQLLDIAFGGAIKRRHREDDMQGVFRVC, from the exons ATGGAAGAGCAGCAAGAAAGGAGGAACGTTGGAGAGAGAGAACTAGAAGGCGGCCAACCAAGCAGGAACAATGGCCAAACTGGCCTCGAGCCTGAGGAGCATAGGATTAACATTGTTGAAATCAGTCATAGGGATTGGATTGAGTCTCTCAGAACGGCAGAAGAAAGCACTCAAtctcaaagtcaatggccaagGATACCAAAGGTTCCTCAGATGCTGAGGGGGACCCAGGATTTCAAGAAATTCTACGAACCGAGGTTAATTTCAATCGGTCCTTACCACCATGGCAAGCCCGATCTTCACGAAGGGGAAATGATCAAGCGTCTATGTGCCAAAAAATTCCTTGCTGATAGTAACCAGGACATCGAAGCCTTGTACACAAAAATTGAAAGTAATATTGAGGCTGTGAGGACGTGCTATGATAATATACAACCGAACGAGTATGATGATGAGGCACTCGCCCGAATGATGCTTCTGGATGGGTGTTTTTTACTAGAATTCGTCTGCGGGAAAGATAGGAAAAAAGTTCTTAGAAGTCACCAAATAAATTTTGCGGAGCCGGACTTGTTCCTGCTGGAGAACCAACTTCCCTTTGGAGTCCTCAAGTTGATTTTTGAAGGAGCAAATTTGGAGGGACCAGTGAAAAAGGAGATGAAAAAATTCGTCATTAGAACCATGGAGCTGGAAGAGGACGAAGAGGACGAAGAGCCCTCTCATCTCCTCGCCCTTTTGCGAAGTGCTCTCGTAGGCAAGAGTGAGCCCAAACAAGAGCGGCAACCTGATAAAAAAGGAAAGTCGTCGTCGTCTTCAGGAGGAGATGGGCGGTTCTGTTGCCCAAGGAAAAAAGGCAAACAACGAGGCATTCGGCAGTCTTTTCGAAACATCAAGGAGCTTAAAGCTGCCGGGATCCATCTCCGAAAGAGTAGAACGAGTTTCTTGAGAGACATTTCTTTCAATTCCTACTACTTCCGTGGCTACCTGAATCTTCCCCCAATAATCGTTGATGACTCCACGAAGTCCAGGTTCTTGAACATTGTAGCCTATGAAATGTGTCCAGATGCCCCTGATGACTATCGGGTCACTTCTTATTTACGCTTCCTTTATGGGCTCATTGATCATGCGGACGATGTCAAGGAGCTGAGATCTAAGCACATTCTCGTCAACCGTCTTGGCAGGGATGAAGATGTGGCCCGAATTTTCAACGAGATCGCCAACGACGTGGTAGATACCGGAGTTTATGGAGATGTGGAAACTAGTCTTCAGAAAGACTACGACAAGAGGGTGAATACTTGGATAGCAGCCATTAACGGATTGGCACAGCTTTTAG ATATTGCTTTTGGAGGAGCTATCAAGAGGCGACACCGGGAGGACGATATGCAGGGGGTGTTCAGAGTCTGTTAG